The following DNA comes from Limnobacter sp. SAORIC-580.
ACTCGGGATCAATTGCTGATTGCTGCACAGCATGCAGGGCTCAGTAAGCGATTGGTGGTTCCGCAAGATGGGGAGATTGTGGATTTGAACGTGTAAAAGCGAACGCACCAAAAATCCGAGCATGTAAGGAACTCATTGTATTAATCGATCGCCATGTTCAGATTGTCAGTGAGGCTTTGATAATTTCACATTCGCCTATCGTACTGTGCCCTAAACATTTCGAACGCAAGCGTTGTAATTCACTTTTCAGTGCTTGAAGTTGACTGAGCCTTTTATCGATTTCGGTCAATTTATTGTCGATGGCATCGTTGATTGGCTCGCATGACTCGCTGGGTGAATGTTTGAGTTTCAGTAAGGAGCGTATTTCATCTAGTGATATGTCAATGTTGCGACAAAACACAACGAACGCTAAATCTTCGAGATGATGCTCGCCGTAAACCCGGTAGTTGGAGACGGTTCGGTCTGGTGCACAAAGCAGGCCTTCCTTCTCGTAGTAGCGAATTGCCTCTACCGTTATACCCAACTTCTCGCTTAACTCACCGATCCTCATCAATTTCTCCTCGGGGTTGACTCTAAAGCTACTTTAGGGTTTTTAATGAATATATTGCAATTTCACGAGGAGATCAAGATGCCAGGTTGTTCAACATGTCACGATCATCAACCTGCCCAATCAGTTTCACCAACCTACAAAAAAGTGTTATGGGTTGCTCTGGTTGTCAATTTGGGTATGTTCATCGTTGAGGTGGCTTCAGGTTTGAAAGCGGGTTCTGTCTCCCTGTTGGCGGATTCACTTGATTTTTTTGGCGATGCAGCGAACTACGCTGTTTCCCTTTTTGTGTTGGGCATGGCGCTGTCGATTCGTGCCAAGGCAGCCCTTGTTAAAGGCGCCACCCTGGGAATTTTCGGGTTAGGCGTTTTGGCCTATACGACGTATCGCCTTTGGACAGGGCAAATTCCTGAACCTTTGACAATGGGAGTGGTAGCGGTGTTGGCACTGGTTGCCAATGTGGCTGTAGCTTTGATGCTTTACAAATGGCGTGAAGGCGACTCGAACATGCAATCTGTATGGCTTTGCAGTCGCAACGACGCGATTGGAAATGTGGCCGTAGTTGCGGCCGCCGGCTTGGTTGCCTGGACCGGTAGTGCATGGCCTGATTTGGCAGTGGCGGTGTTGATGGCTACTTTGGGTATTACCGCGGCTAGAACCATCATCGCTCAAGCATGGCGCGAATTGAACCAAACCAGTGTGTGATACTCTTATGTCCATGAAAAGATTCTTCCTAGCCCTTCTCATGTTGGTATTACCGCTTCAAGCAGTGCTTGCAGCGGTAGAAACCTATCATGGACACGGGGCAGAGCATGAATCTGCGATTGAGGCAGTGTTTCATACCCACGATGGGTATGATCACCACGCCGCACATCACGAACCAGACAACAACAAGCAGCAAGACCAAACCTGCGATGGTGATCACCACCATTGCCATGCCCACAGTGTGAGCGTGTTGCCCAGTTTGTTGACTTTTGCCACACTCCCCAATGCCTTGGACCAAGAACCTGAAGAGTTCAACGGCTTTCAATCTTTCTCGTCAAACCGCATAGAACGCCCGAAATGGGTCTGAGCAAAACCTGAATTAGCCACCCTTTGATGCCTTTTTGTGCGGGCTAAAAAAGGGCAGTTCATCTGTTTTGTTTGGAGAATTTACTTATGCATTCACCACATCGTGTGGTGTCCACTTGCCTGGCTTTATTGTTTTTGAGCGCTTCTCCTGCTGCGTTTACTCAGCAAGCCATGTCTGTGGAAACCCCAGTGACAGTTCAAGATGCCTTTGAATCGGCCTTGAGCATTGATCCAGAAGTGCAGTCGGCACTGAAGCGCATTGAAGCATTCAAAGCGAGAAGGAGTGCAGCCAGCGCCTTGACTGCCCAACCACTTTCACTGGAAGGATCGTATCGATCGGATCGGAACTACAACAACCAGGGCTTGCGAGAAATCGAGCTCGGTGTGTCCGCACCCATCTGGAACTGGAATGAGCGGGCGCGTACCCAGTCGTTGCGAGACACCGA
Coding sequences within:
- a CDS encoding MerR family transcriptional regulator, with the protein product MRIGELSEKLGITVEAIRYYEKEGLLCAPDRTVSNYRVYGEHHLEDLAFVVFCRNIDISLDEIRSLLKLKHSPSESCEPINDAIDNKLTEIDKRLSQLQALKSELQRLRSKCLGHSTIGECEIIKASLTI
- a CDS encoding cation transporter, translated to MNILQFHEEIKMPGCSTCHDHQPAQSVSPTYKKVLWVALVVNLGMFIVEVASGLKAGSVSLLADSLDFFGDAANYAVSLFVLGMALSIRAKAALVKGATLGIFGLGVLAYTTYRLWTGQIPEPLTMGVVAVLALVANVAVALMLYKWREGDSNMQSVWLCSRNDAIGNVAVVAAAGLVAWTGSAWPDLAVAVLMATLGITAARTIIAQAWRELNQTSV